Genomic window (Helianthus annuus cultivar XRQ/B chromosome 3, HanXRQr2.0-SUNRISE, whole genome shotgun sequence):
AACCGACTAAATATACTGAAGATACGGTTGATTAaatcaagagtaaattacaaaaaatcgtgtatgtcacttattgcaaactgtgtcatttgtcttcaataattacagaaaacgtacctgatgtttgtaaactcttgtaatttatgtcctttagccctaacttagttattttttgtggttaaatctgaccaaatggaccccccatgagggtatttttgtggttaaatctaaccaaatggacctcacatgagagtaaaatgaccaaaataccctcatgtggcgGCGGAATGGAcctcacatgagagtaaaatgaccaaaatatccAATTGTTGCTATATATCAAGAAGAATGAAGCCCTTGTTACTCAGAACACACCAACATGTCGCAAGATCAAGGCGGCAACCACGACCAACATAACTTGAATATCGTAGGGTGGTTTTTCGGCAGTTGGTGTAGCCCAATATTATTCCTAATCGTATCTAATACATTAATAACTTGTAAGTttaaaaaagaattaaaaaaaacacGTAGCCTTCAAAGTTCAAACCCAGATTTACAATGTCTCGAATCTCGACCTCAACCGGGCCCACATCAACGTTACTCGTTTAACCAAAACATTTAGAATAACCTTTTATGCATAAAAGAAAATAGATCAGTAAATGAGATCTACCACTTGGCACAAGATTTCCGAAATCGAacaaaaacaacatttttaagATAAAAGAAATGGCATAGCATATGTCCATGTCCATGTTCATATGACAGAAAGCAAAATCTTGGTATATCATGTGACGGTTTTCGCTTTGCGACTATTCTTTTCCTCGATGCCTGATTGAGTAAACCTGCATCTAAGAACGTCGAGAACATCTTCAAACTTTAAACCTCTGCGAATTAATAACACCATTTCATGGTACAACACGTCTGCCATCTCTGATAGAGTACGTGATTCGTCTTCGTTCTCTTCCAGTGTTCTACATAACTCATCAGCTTCTtcactagaaaaataaaaaaattatataaaaattataaaaaaagagtaaaatgcacggatagtccctgtggtttggtgaaatttcacctttagtccccaaattttcagaattatactcttagtccctgtggtttgacaagttgttactcggatagtccctgaagcAGATGAAGAttacacggatagtccctgtggtttgacaagttgttactcagatagtccctgtggtttgacaagtagttactcggatagtccttgtcatttcacacccacttaactagaaaaactaacctccaatcgctttggggactatccgagtaacaacttgtcaaaccacagggactaagagtttaattttgaaaagatggggactaaaggtgaaatttcaccaaaccacaggaactatccgtgcattttactcaaaaaaaaaaaaaaaaaaaaaaactttgatcACATGAAACTTCTATGAAAGAAATCAATATACCGGATCTTTGAGCATAACAACTTGTCATCTAGCAATAGGCGTTTTGTCCACGAAGGTTTGCCTTGTTGAGGTGTCGACAGTTCTTCCTTTCGTTTGGAGAGTGTAGATTCCAGTGAGTATAATGTGGTCAATGCCAGTTTACTTGTTTCAACCTTAATATAAAATTAACAGGGATACAAGGTCAGAGGGAATTATCCAGAAAATttagaaaaaataaaagaaaacgaATCACGATCAAGGGAATGTAACGAGCACCTGTGGTTCGTTTAAAGAATCAAAAACGGATGTGTAGTAGCAAGTTTCGGCTCCGGTATGGCAGGTAGGACCATCAGGCTTTCCAAGGTATATGATCTGGCAAAATGTTAAACAGGTTATACGAGTCACGGGTGGTCGAAAATTGCGCAAGTGTATTTTTCATGCATAAAACCTCCTTAATCATTTAATTCAGTAAGTTTAATATGATATAATTTTCACATATCATGAACACTAATTACTtgtaaaaaatttaaaattt
Coding sequences:
- the LOC110929225 gene encoding histidine biosynthesis bifunctional protein hisIE, chloroplastic, with product MAFAHFHGLGSLQVTSRECVFNTRNDTSNNRRYAIKACIKKPDENIHLESKINKVLDSVKWDEKGLAVAIAQNVDSGAILMQGFANRDALATTIASKKATFYSRSRSTLWTKGETSLNFINVHDIFLDCDRDSIIYLGKPDGPTCHTGAETCYYTSVFDSLNEPQVETSKLALTTLYSLESTLSKRKEELSTPQQGKPSWTKRLLLDDKLLCSKIREEADELCRTLEENEDESRTLSEMADVLYHEMVLLIRRGLKFEDVLDVLRCRFTQSGIEEKNSRKAKTVT